In one Anabrus simplex isolate iqAnaSimp1 chromosome 9, ASM4041472v1, whole genome shotgun sequence genomic region, the following are encoded:
- the LOC136881148 gene encoding uncharacterized protein isoform X2: protein MVELWVAVLVIGMILSPVKSSPHSLRQRHAWLDNDYGESTLQEDTTTTTRPAPVINNCVFYDRVDDGYYHSLRLHIMKKTWSQAKSTCEREGGHLASPRSGQELELYMDYLSRLRQAEKWFWIGVRRNSVRDPWMTVQGDVLTDEKLLDGSWSLPGNPLAETGCWRILDGYVRYTNCTTDNFRSAFLCEREIC, encoded by the exons ATGGTGGAACTTTGGGTAGCTGTACTCGTCATCGGGATGATTCTTTCTCCCGTTAAATCCTCGCCACACTCATTACGTCAACGT caCGCATGGCTTGACAATGATTATGGTGAGTCGACATTACAAGAGGACACTACTACAACTACAAGACCCGCTCCAGTGATCA ATAATTGTGTATTCTACGATAGAGTTGATGATGGCTACTACCACTCTCTCAGACTTCACATCATGAAGAAGACGTGGTCCCAGGCTAAGTCAACTTGTGAAAGAGAAGGCGGTCACCTTGCTTCTCCTCGTTCTGGTCAGGAATTGGAGTTGTACATGGACTACTTGAGCCGCCTCAGACAAGCAGAAAAGTGGTTTTGGATTGGAGTTCGTCGAAATTCCGTCCGTGATCCCTGGATGACAGTGCAAG GTGACGTGCTCACTGACGAGAAACTCCTGGATGGCTCGTGGTCGCTCCCTGGCAATCCGCTTGCTGAAACCGGCTGCTGGAGAATCCTCGATGGATATGTCAGATACACTAATTGTACAACTGACAACTTTAGAAGTGCTTTCCTGTGTGAGAGAGAAATATGTTAA